A window of Esox lucius isolate fEsoLuc1 chromosome 18, fEsoLuc1.pri, whole genome shotgun sequence contains these coding sequences:
- the armh4 gene encoding armadillo-like helical domain-containing protein 4 isoform X2 produces MRGMLFSVTLHRLLLAGVCLCIYSTPVPTLQKYTPSSQDRGCNGQAGEPMKGEPCITQATPASVSSQSVQSGPSGPGRPSYRMSEHLTGNFTYLSKIVGARGGTVPDVEGSKPRGIEPLTQTENGDSRGGVSGPREVGTGAKRQRREAEHVFEEMETLRQPVEAQELRTDKTMDAATTARGSGSDGQTGMHPPGERRDLILEERPDLQGGEVEHRQSLPDPGAVLLGHEIETRRPSSLSPRSLLTHSPLTSVPPSAWGSREASSLLPSGLEDAGHATLRPQDGDTAPALPDPLLPDLGPALTGSSRQDDPDSLWTEPLQQNGAADASPSSLQEAATESTMSSEDLPLIFDPFDDLTPEGAEIATATLSPGNSQPSVAIATTGMLLSEAELDQVVTADANNSGPSRVPPPVLPDWTSPWQTSGADISEPISPSGPPMDSPSSETEQLVHQIDKGYETKHTEKAPPTSEPKLPSTTSTQITMTMSAMSTSMPATKSGLEELESEEELEEDEEDENTEESEEDSEEDLNEPPVPAPTRAPYSLIPPPPVWVQRNQGLMRSWVELIREKAGYVSGMLAPVGIGIAGALLIVGALYSIRMIHRKRRNSFKHQRRRKMKTPETFFHISADEPPREPSSNGQDQAMLLADSSEDEF; encoded by the exons ATGAGAGGGATGTTGTTCTCTGTGACTCTCCATCGCCTCCTACTGGCAGGAGTCTGTCTCTGCATCTACAGCACCCCAGTCCCGACACTCCAGAAATACACCCCCTCCTCACAGGACAGGGGCTGTAATGGACAAGCCGGGGAGCCAATGAAGGGAGAGCCCTGTATAACACAAGCAACGCCTGCCAGTGTCTCATCGCAGAGTGTTCAATCTGGGCCTTCTGGTCCCGGCAGACCGTCCTATAGGATGTCAGAACACCTGACTGGCAACTTTACTTATCTATCGAAGATTGTAGGAGCAAGGGGAGGCACTGTCCCAGATGTGGAGGGAAGCAAACCAAGGGGGATAGAGCCattgacacagacagaaaatggGGACAGTAGGGGGGGTGTATCTGGACCAAGAGAGGTTGGGACAGGAGctaagagacagaggagggaggcagAGCATGTATTTGAGGAGATGGAGACTCTCAGACAGCCAGTAGAAGCTCAAGAACTCAGAACAGATAAAACTATGGATGCTGCCACAACAGCCAGAGGCTCAGGGTCAGATGGCCAGACAGGGATGCACCCACCTGGGGAAAGGAGAGACCTCATCCTGGAAGAGAGGCCAGACCTCCAGGGAGGAGAAGTGGAGCACCGACAGAGCTTGCCTGACCCTGGAGCTGTTCTTCTGGGGCACGAGATAGAGACAAGACGACCGAGTTCCCTATCTCCCCGTAGCCTTCTCACACACTCACCTTTGACCTCCGTTCCGCCATCCGCATGGGGATCCAGAGAAGCTTCATCACTGCTCCCTAGTGGTCTGGAGGATGCAGGCCACGCCACTCTGCGGCCCCAGGATGGAGATACAGCGCCTGCACTTCCAGACCCCTTACTGCCTGACCTTGGACCAGCCCTAACAGGCTCCTCAAGACAGGATGATCCTGACAGCCTTTGGACCGAACCACTGCAGCAAAATGGAG CTGCGGATGCAAGTCCTTCTTCCTTACAGGAAGCGGCCACAGAGAGTACGATGTCTTCGGAGGACCTCCCTCTCATCTTCGACCCCTTTGATGATCTCACACCTGAAGGGGCGGAGATAGCAACGGCTACTCTCTCGCCTGGCAACTCACAGCCATCTGTTGCCATAGCTACTACGGGGATGCTGCTGTCGGAAGCGGAACTCGACCAGGTGGTCACTGCAGATGCAAACAACTCAGGGCCATCCCGTGTCCCACCCCCTGTGCTGCCAGATTGGACGTCGCCATGGCAGACATCCGGGGCTGATATATCTGAGCCTATCAGCCCCTCTGGTCCACCTATGGACTCCCCCTCGTCAGAGACAGAACAGCTAGTACACCAGATTGACAAAG GTTATGAGACCAAGCACACAGAGAAAGCCCCGCCCACCTCTGAACCCAAGCTTCCAAGCACCACCTCCACACAGATTACCATGACAATGTCAGCAATGTCAACCAGCATGCCTGCAACCAAATCTGGTCTGGAGGAACTGGAGTCTGAAG AGGAGCtagaagaggatgaggaggatgagaatACGGAGGAGTCAGAAGAAGACAGCGAAGAGGACCTGAATGAGCCCCCTGTGCCGGCCCCTACCCGAGCTCCTTACAGCCTCATCCCCCCACCCCCTGTCTGGGTGCAGCGGAATCAAGGCCTGA TGCGTAGCTGGGTGGAACTAATCAGAGAGAAG GCAGGATATGTGTCTGGGATGTTGGCCCCTGTGGGCATAGGCATCGCAGGGGCCTTGCTCATCGTCGGGGCCCTCTACAGCATCAGGATGATTCACCGTAAGAGAAGGAACAGCTTTAAACACCAGCGCAGGAGGAAG ATGAAGACACCGGAGACGTTCTTTCACATCAGTGCAGATGAG CCACCCAGGGAGCCAAGCAGCAACGGTCAGGACCAAGCAATGCTGTTAGCTGACAGCTCTGAGGATGAGTTTTGA
- the armh4 gene encoding armadillo-like helical domain-containing protein 4 isoform X4 has product MRGMLFSVTLHRLLLAGVCLCIYSTPVPTLQKYTPSSQDRGCNGQAGEPMKGEPCITQATPASVSSQSVQSGPSGPGRPSYRMSEHLTGNFTYLSKIVGARGGTVPDVEGSKPRGIEPLTQTENGDSRGGVSGPREVGTGAKRQRREAEHVFEEMETLRQPVEAQELRTDKTMDAATTARGSGSDGQTGMHPPGERRDLILEERPDLQGGEVEHRQSLPDPGAVLLGHEIETRRPSSLSPRSLLTHSPLTSVPPSAWGSREASSLLPSGLEDAGHATLRPQDGDTAPALPDPLLPDLGPALTGSSRQDDPDSLWTEPLQQNGAADASPSSLQEAATESTMSSEDLPLIFDPFDDLTPEGAEIATATLSPGNSQPSVAIATTGMLLSEAELDQVVTADANNSGPSRVPPPVLPDWTSPWQTSGADISEPISPSGPPMDSPSSETEQLVHQIDKGYETKHTEKAPPTSEPKLPSTTSTQITMTMSAMSTSMPATKSGLEELESEEELEEDEEDENTEESEEDSEEDLNEPPVPAPTRAPYSLIPPPPVWVQRNQGLMRSWVELIREKAGYVSGMLAPVGIGIAGALLIVGALYSIRMIHRKRRNSFKHQRRRKPPREPSSNGQDQAMLLADSSEDEF; this is encoded by the exons ATGAGAGGGATGTTGTTCTCTGTGACTCTCCATCGCCTCCTACTGGCAGGAGTCTGTCTCTGCATCTACAGCACCCCAGTCCCGACACTCCAGAAATACACCCCCTCCTCACAGGACAGGGGCTGTAATGGACAAGCCGGGGAGCCAATGAAGGGAGAGCCCTGTATAACACAAGCAACGCCTGCCAGTGTCTCATCGCAGAGTGTTCAATCTGGGCCTTCTGGTCCCGGCAGACCGTCCTATAGGATGTCAGAACACCTGACTGGCAACTTTACTTATCTATCGAAGATTGTAGGAGCAAGGGGAGGCACTGTCCCAGATGTGGAGGGAAGCAAACCAAGGGGGATAGAGCCattgacacagacagaaaatggGGACAGTAGGGGGGGTGTATCTGGACCAAGAGAGGTTGGGACAGGAGctaagagacagaggagggaggcagAGCATGTATTTGAGGAGATGGAGACTCTCAGACAGCCAGTAGAAGCTCAAGAACTCAGAACAGATAAAACTATGGATGCTGCCACAACAGCCAGAGGCTCAGGGTCAGATGGCCAGACAGGGATGCACCCACCTGGGGAAAGGAGAGACCTCATCCTGGAAGAGAGGCCAGACCTCCAGGGAGGAGAAGTGGAGCACCGACAGAGCTTGCCTGACCCTGGAGCTGTTCTTCTGGGGCACGAGATAGAGACAAGACGACCGAGTTCCCTATCTCCCCGTAGCCTTCTCACACACTCACCTTTGACCTCCGTTCCGCCATCCGCATGGGGATCCAGAGAAGCTTCATCACTGCTCCCTAGTGGTCTGGAGGATGCAGGCCACGCCACTCTGCGGCCCCAGGATGGAGATACAGCGCCTGCACTTCCAGACCCCTTACTGCCTGACCTTGGACCAGCCCTAACAGGCTCCTCAAGACAGGATGATCCTGACAGCCTTTGGACCGAACCACTGCAGCAAAATGGAG CTGCGGATGCAAGTCCTTCTTCCTTACAGGAAGCGGCCACAGAGAGTACGATGTCTTCGGAGGACCTCCCTCTCATCTTCGACCCCTTTGATGATCTCACACCTGAAGGGGCGGAGATAGCAACGGCTACTCTCTCGCCTGGCAACTCACAGCCATCTGTTGCCATAGCTACTACGGGGATGCTGCTGTCGGAAGCGGAACTCGACCAGGTGGTCACTGCAGATGCAAACAACTCAGGGCCATCCCGTGTCCCACCCCCTGTGCTGCCAGATTGGACGTCGCCATGGCAGACATCCGGGGCTGATATATCTGAGCCTATCAGCCCCTCTGGTCCACCTATGGACTCCCCCTCGTCAGAGACAGAACAGCTAGTACACCAGATTGACAAAG GTTATGAGACCAAGCACACAGAGAAAGCCCCGCCCACCTCTGAACCCAAGCTTCCAAGCACCACCTCCACACAGATTACCATGACAATGTCAGCAATGTCAACCAGCATGCCTGCAACCAAATCTGGTCTGGAGGAACTGGAGTCTGAAG AGGAGCtagaagaggatgaggaggatgagaatACGGAGGAGTCAGAAGAAGACAGCGAAGAGGACCTGAATGAGCCCCCTGTGCCGGCCCCTACCCGAGCTCCTTACAGCCTCATCCCCCCACCCCCTGTCTGGGTGCAGCGGAATCAAGGCCTGA TGCGTAGCTGGGTGGAACTAATCAGAGAGAAG GCAGGATATGTGTCTGGGATGTTGGCCCCTGTGGGCATAGGCATCGCAGGGGCCTTGCTCATCGTCGGGGCCCTCTACAGCATCAGGATGATTCACCGTAAGAGAAGGAACAGCTTTAAACACCAGCGCAGGAGGAAG CCACCCAGGGAGCCAAGCAGCAACGGTCAGGACCAAGCAATGCTGTTAGCTGACAGCTCTGAGGATGAGTTTTGA
- the armh4 gene encoding armadillo-like helical domain-containing protein 4 isoform X1 gives MRGMLFSVTLHRLLLAGVCLCIYSTPVPTLQKYTPSSQDRGCNGQAGEPMKGEPCITQATPASVSSQSVQSGPSGPGRPSYRMSEHLTGNFTYLSKIVGARGGTVPDVEGSKPRGIEPLTQTENGDSRGGVSGPREVGTGAKRQRREAEHVFEEMETLRQPVEAQELRTDKTMDAATTARGSGSDGQTGMHPPGERRDLILEERPDLQGGEVEHRQSLPDPGAVLLGHEIETRRPSSLSPRSLLTHSPLTSVPPSAWGSREASSLLPSGLEDAGHATLRPQDGDTAPALPDPLLPDLGPALTGSSRQDDPDSLWTEPLQQNGAADASPSSLQEAATESTMSSEDLPLIFDPFDDLTPEGAEIATATLSPGNSQPSVAIATTGMLLSEAELDQVVTADANNSGPSRVPPPVLPDWTSPWQTSGADISEPISPSGPPMDSPSSETEQLVHQIDKGYETKHTEKAPPTSEPKLPSTTSTQITMTMSAMSTSMPATKSGLEELESEEELEEDEEDENTEESEEDSEEDLNEPPVPAPTRAPYSLIPPPPVWVQRNQGLMRSWVELIREKAGYVSGMLAPVGIGIAGALLIVGALYSIRMIHRKRRNSFKHQRRRKVRHTEMKTPETFFHISADEPPREPSSNGQDQAMLLADSSEDEF, from the exons ATGAGAGGGATGTTGTTCTCTGTGACTCTCCATCGCCTCCTACTGGCAGGAGTCTGTCTCTGCATCTACAGCACCCCAGTCCCGACACTCCAGAAATACACCCCCTCCTCACAGGACAGGGGCTGTAATGGACAAGCCGGGGAGCCAATGAAGGGAGAGCCCTGTATAACACAAGCAACGCCTGCCAGTGTCTCATCGCAGAGTGTTCAATCTGGGCCTTCTGGTCCCGGCAGACCGTCCTATAGGATGTCAGAACACCTGACTGGCAACTTTACTTATCTATCGAAGATTGTAGGAGCAAGGGGAGGCACTGTCCCAGATGTGGAGGGAAGCAAACCAAGGGGGATAGAGCCattgacacagacagaaaatggGGACAGTAGGGGGGGTGTATCTGGACCAAGAGAGGTTGGGACAGGAGctaagagacagaggagggaggcagAGCATGTATTTGAGGAGATGGAGACTCTCAGACAGCCAGTAGAAGCTCAAGAACTCAGAACAGATAAAACTATGGATGCTGCCACAACAGCCAGAGGCTCAGGGTCAGATGGCCAGACAGGGATGCACCCACCTGGGGAAAGGAGAGACCTCATCCTGGAAGAGAGGCCAGACCTCCAGGGAGGAGAAGTGGAGCACCGACAGAGCTTGCCTGACCCTGGAGCTGTTCTTCTGGGGCACGAGATAGAGACAAGACGACCGAGTTCCCTATCTCCCCGTAGCCTTCTCACACACTCACCTTTGACCTCCGTTCCGCCATCCGCATGGGGATCCAGAGAAGCTTCATCACTGCTCCCTAGTGGTCTGGAGGATGCAGGCCACGCCACTCTGCGGCCCCAGGATGGAGATACAGCGCCTGCACTTCCAGACCCCTTACTGCCTGACCTTGGACCAGCCCTAACAGGCTCCTCAAGACAGGATGATCCTGACAGCCTTTGGACCGAACCACTGCAGCAAAATGGAG CTGCGGATGCAAGTCCTTCTTCCTTACAGGAAGCGGCCACAGAGAGTACGATGTCTTCGGAGGACCTCCCTCTCATCTTCGACCCCTTTGATGATCTCACACCTGAAGGGGCGGAGATAGCAACGGCTACTCTCTCGCCTGGCAACTCACAGCCATCTGTTGCCATAGCTACTACGGGGATGCTGCTGTCGGAAGCGGAACTCGACCAGGTGGTCACTGCAGATGCAAACAACTCAGGGCCATCCCGTGTCCCACCCCCTGTGCTGCCAGATTGGACGTCGCCATGGCAGACATCCGGGGCTGATATATCTGAGCCTATCAGCCCCTCTGGTCCACCTATGGACTCCCCCTCGTCAGAGACAGAACAGCTAGTACACCAGATTGACAAAG GTTATGAGACCAAGCACACAGAGAAAGCCCCGCCCACCTCTGAACCCAAGCTTCCAAGCACCACCTCCACACAGATTACCATGACAATGTCAGCAATGTCAACCAGCATGCCTGCAACCAAATCTGGTCTGGAGGAACTGGAGTCTGAAG AGGAGCtagaagaggatgaggaggatgagaatACGGAGGAGTCAGAAGAAGACAGCGAAGAGGACCTGAATGAGCCCCCTGTGCCGGCCCCTACCCGAGCTCCTTACAGCCTCATCCCCCCACCCCCTGTCTGGGTGCAGCGGAATCAAGGCCTGA TGCGTAGCTGGGTGGAACTAATCAGAGAGAAG GCAGGATATGTGTCTGGGATGTTGGCCCCTGTGGGCATAGGCATCGCAGGGGCCTTGCTCATCGTCGGGGCCCTCTACAGCATCAGGATGATTCACCGTAAGAGAAGGAACAGCTTTAAACACCAGCGCAGGAGGAAGGTCAGACACACTGAG ATGAAGACACCGGAGACGTTCTTTCACATCAGTGCAGATGAG CCACCCAGGGAGCCAAGCAGCAACGGTCAGGACCAAGCAATGCTGTTAGCTGACAGCTCTGAGGATGAGTTTTGA
- the armh4 gene encoding armadillo-like helical domain-containing protein 4 isoform X3, whose amino-acid sequence MRGMLFSVTLHRLLLAGVCLCIYSTPVPTLQKYTPSSQDRGCNGQAGEPMKGEPCITQATPASVSSQSVQSGPSGPGRPSYRMSEHLTGNFTYLSKIVGARGGTVPDVEGSKPRGIEPLTQTENGDSRGGVSGPREVGTGAKRQRREAEHVFEEMETLRQPVEAQELRTDKTMDAATTARGSGSDGQTGMHPPGERRDLILEERPDLQGGEVEHRQSLPDPGAVLLGHEIETRRPSSLSPRSLLTHSPLTSVPPSAWGSREASSLLPSGLEDAGHATLRPQDGDTAPALPDPLLPDLGPALTGSSRQDDPDSLWTEPLQQNGAADASPSSLQEAATESTMSSEDLPLIFDPFDDLTPEGAEIATATLSPGNSQPSVAIATTGMLLSEAELDQVVTADANNSGPSRVPPPVLPDWTSPWQTSGADISEPISPSGPPMDSPSSETEQLVHQIDKGYETKHTEKAPPTSEPKLPSTTSTQITMTMSAMSTSMPATKSGLEELESEEELEEDEEDENTEESEEDSEEDLNEPPVPAPTRAPYSLIPPPPVWVQRNQGLMRSWVELIREKAGYVSGMLAPVGIGIAGALLIVGALYSIRMIHRKRRNSFKHQRRRKVRHTEPPREPSSNGQDQAMLLADSSEDEF is encoded by the exons ATGAGAGGGATGTTGTTCTCTGTGACTCTCCATCGCCTCCTACTGGCAGGAGTCTGTCTCTGCATCTACAGCACCCCAGTCCCGACACTCCAGAAATACACCCCCTCCTCACAGGACAGGGGCTGTAATGGACAAGCCGGGGAGCCAATGAAGGGAGAGCCCTGTATAACACAAGCAACGCCTGCCAGTGTCTCATCGCAGAGTGTTCAATCTGGGCCTTCTGGTCCCGGCAGACCGTCCTATAGGATGTCAGAACACCTGACTGGCAACTTTACTTATCTATCGAAGATTGTAGGAGCAAGGGGAGGCACTGTCCCAGATGTGGAGGGAAGCAAACCAAGGGGGATAGAGCCattgacacagacagaaaatggGGACAGTAGGGGGGGTGTATCTGGACCAAGAGAGGTTGGGACAGGAGctaagagacagaggagggaggcagAGCATGTATTTGAGGAGATGGAGACTCTCAGACAGCCAGTAGAAGCTCAAGAACTCAGAACAGATAAAACTATGGATGCTGCCACAACAGCCAGAGGCTCAGGGTCAGATGGCCAGACAGGGATGCACCCACCTGGGGAAAGGAGAGACCTCATCCTGGAAGAGAGGCCAGACCTCCAGGGAGGAGAAGTGGAGCACCGACAGAGCTTGCCTGACCCTGGAGCTGTTCTTCTGGGGCACGAGATAGAGACAAGACGACCGAGTTCCCTATCTCCCCGTAGCCTTCTCACACACTCACCTTTGACCTCCGTTCCGCCATCCGCATGGGGATCCAGAGAAGCTTCATCACTGCTCCCTAGTGGTCTGGAGGATGCAGGCCACGCCACTCTGCGGCCCCAGGATGGAGATACAGCGCCTGCACTTCCAGACCCCTTACTGCCTGACCTTGGACCAGCCCTAACAGGCTCCTCAAGACAGGATGATCCTGACAGCCTTTGGACCGAACCACTGCAGCAAAATGGAG CTGCGGATGCAAGTCCTTCTTCCTTACAGGAAGCGGCCACAGAGAGTACGATGTCTTCGGAGGACCTCCCTCTCATCTTCGACCCCTTTGATGATCTCACACCTGAAGGGGCGGAGATAGCAACGGCTACTCTCTCGCCTGGCAACTCACAGCCATCTGTTGCCATAGCTACTACGGGGATGCTGCTGTCGGAAGCGGAACTCGACCAGGTGGTCACTGCAGATGCAAACAACTCAGGGCCATCCCGTGTCCCACCCCCTGTGCTGCCAGATTGGACGTCGCCATGGCAGACATCCGGGGCTGATATATCTGAGCCTATCAGCCCCTCTGGTCCACCTATGGACTCCCCCTCGTCAGAGACAGAACAGCTAGTACACCAGATTGACAAAG GTTATGAGACCAAGCACACAGAGAAAGCCCCGCCCACCTCTGAACCCAAGCTTCCAAGCACCACCTCCACACAGATTACCATGACAATGTCAGCAATGTCAACCAGCATGCCTGCAACCAAATCTGGTCTGGAGGAACTGGAGTCTGAAG AGGAGCtagaagaggatgaggaggatgagaatACGGAGGAGTCAGAAGAAGACAGCGAAGAGGACCTGAATGAGCCCCCTGTGCCGGCCCCTACCCGAGCTCCTTACAGCCTCATCCCCCCACCCCCTGTCTGGGTGCAGCGGAATCAAGGCCTGA TGCGTAGCTGGGTGGAACTAATCAGAGAGAAG GCAGGATATGTGTCTGGGATGTTGGCCCCTGTGGGCATAGGCATCGCAGGGGCCTTGCTCATCGTCGGGGCCCTCTACAGCATCAGGATGATTCACCGTAAGAGAAGGAACAGCTTTAAACACCAGCGCAGGAGGAAGGTCAGACACACTGAG CCACCCAGGGAGCCAAGCAGCAACGGTCAGGACCAAGCAATGCTGTTAGCTGACAGCTCTGAGGATGAGTTTTGA